The DNA window TCGACGGGGCTGTGACGACGGCTGAAGCGAGGCACGCGTGCGACGCCCGGTTCGATCGGTGGACCGAACCCGACGGCCTGCACGGGCTTCTCGATTGCAAGTCTAACAGTACGCTTGTCCTGTGAGACTGCAGGGTACGGACCTCGACGCCCGGCGCAGCGCGTCGGCGCGCGCCGGTCCCAATCCTCACGCAGTCGGCGCGCGGGCGCAACGGACGTTGGGTGCTGCGACCGTGGGGCGTCCCGTACTGTGCTGTTCACGCTTGCCCGTCGCCACCGACCCCGGATGAGAGATGCCTGCTCCTATCGCGCCCGCCCTCCTGCCGTTCGTCGCCAAGGTCCCGGACGCCGTGTCCGTAGACGCGGTGCTCGCGGACCTCTCGGACGACGGTGTCGCGGCACCGGCCGCTGACGTCGACGGGTTGCGCGACGTCGTGGCCCGGGCGCACGAGCACGGCATCGATCTCAGTGTCGTTGTGCTCGAACAGGATCCGCCCCGTTCGGAGCAGTTGCGTGACTTGGCGACCGAGGTCGGCGAGGCAGAGGGCGGCACGGTGCTGGTGCTCGGGCCGTCTGCGCCGGGGACCTACAGCGACACCGTCAGTCGCGTGGTGCTCGAGAAGGCCCAGGACCGCACCTACACCGGCAATGCGGTCGAGTCCGCGAACAACTTCCTCGACGAGGTAACCGAGCCGCACGTGTCGTGGGGACTGATCACCGCGGTCCTCGTGCTGGTGGTCGCGCTCGTCGGAGGCGTGTCGTACTTCGTGAAGGCCCGCCGTGGCGAATCGGCCGCGTCGGCCCCGGCGGCCGAGGCCGATCCCGGCGCCGCGCCCGCAACGAGCAGTTCGCGCACCCGTCGCTGACTCGCACCTCTCTCCTTTTTCGCAGGTCCTCCCCGGTCACCCGGCGTCGGCGCACGGGCGCGAATTACTTGGCCGTCATTTGTGACAAGAGTTCACCAGAGAGCGCAAAGTGTCGTACGGTGCCTGTGGCACTTTTGGGGAAGAAGTGCCGCAGGAGTGTGATGTGACGTTCGTGTGACCGACCACGTGCCATGCGATCTGCGCGCGACCGACGCCCCGCCGTCGGTCGCGCACCTCCCCGCACGGGACCGGCGGAGCTGCCGGCCCCGGTCGCAGCAGTAGGGAGGGTGTTGTGAGGCGAAGGGGTTCACGCCCAGGCGTGCGACGTCCGGGTTTCTCACGCGGTCGGTCGCGTCTGACGCAGGCGGTGCTCGGCGCCGCGGTGGTCGGCGCGCTCGTGTTGGGGCTGCCGGGCGGCGCGGTCGCGGTGCCGCCGCCTCCACCGAATCCCTCGGACGCCGAGATCGAGAGCGGAAACGCTCAGGTGACGGCGGGTGTCTCGGAGGTCGGCGACCTCATCAACCAGGTCGCGACCGCGAACCAGGAACTCGCTCGCCTCGACGACGACGTCGCGATCAAGCGCGAGGACGTCAACCGCGCGTTGGTGGACCTGCAGACGGCCCGGGACGAGGCCGACGCCGCCGGAGCGGCGGTGTCGCAGAGCCAGCAGGCGCTGCGCGATGCCGGCACCCAGATCGATCAGGCGCAGAAACGCTTCACCGAGTACGCGGTGGAGAGCTACACCAAGGGCCGCAACGTCGCGTCGCTGTCGTCGTTCTTCGGCGCGAAGGGCCCCGAGGACATCCTCGACCGCGCCCAGCTCATGCGCCGGCTGTCGGCGAGCCAGAAGGCGATACTCGAAAACCTCCAACGCGCGCGGACCGAACAGGCCAACCGGGATTCGGCGGCGCGCGAGGCGAAGCAGCGCGCGGACGCCGCGGCCGGTGTCGCGGAGTCGAAGAAGGCCGCGGCGGAGCAGGCCATCGCGAGCGCCCGGGCCGCCCTGCAGGAACAGGCCGGCCGCAAGGCGCAGATCGAGGCGTCCCGGAACGCGGCGCAGGCGCAACTGGATGCCGCCCGCGGCAACGTCGCGGGCCTGCAGGGCCAGCGTGACGCGTACATCGCGTGGGACAACCAGCGCCGTGCCGAGGAGGCCGCCGCGGCCGCGGCCGCAGCCGCCGCCGCGGAGGCCGCGCGCAGGGCGGCGGAGAACCGCGCCGCCCAGGACCGGGCGGCGCAGGTCGCCGGTGAGCAGCGGCCCCACACCCAGCTGGACGAGGACTCGGGCGGCTGGTCGCCGCCGCAGTCCGCGCCGAGCGCGCCGAGCGTGTCGGGCGGCGACGCGATCGAGACGGCGATCGACCGGGGCATGTCACAGCTCGGGGTGCCGTACGCGTGGGGCGGCGGCAACGCCAGCGGGCCGACGCTCGGGATCCGGGACGGCGGTGTCGCCGACAGCTTCGGGGACTACAACAAGGTCGGGTTCGACTGCTCGGGTCTGATGATCTACGCGTTTGCCGGCGCGGGCATCTCGTTGCCGCACTACACCGGCTACCAGTACACGGCCGGCACACAGGTGCCGGTGTCGGAGATGCGCCGCGGCGACATGATCTTCTACGGCCCCAATGCGAGCCAGCACGTGGCGCTGCATCTGGGCGACGGTCAGATGCTCGAGGCGCCCCAGTCCGGTTCGGTGGTCACGGTCTCGCCGGTGCGCTGGGGCGGAATGACGCCCTACGCTGTGCGTATGGTGTCGTAGCCCACTTCCGTCCGACGTGGCGCGGGGTCGTCCACGTGCCGGGGCGGGGCGGCACCTGGAATAGTTGAACGCACAGACAGGCCGATCGGATCGATCTAGGTGGAAGCGGGGATTGTTGGTGACCTCACGTGACGGTGCTGTGGCGGGATCCGGCTCGGACGGCGCGGCGCGCGCGGGTGTGGGAGGTCCGGCGGCCGATCTCGCCCGGGACGTCCACACCCTCGAGCGGGCGATCTACGAGGTCAAGCGGGTCATCGTGGGCCAGGACCGACTGGTGGAGCGGATGCTCGTGGGTGTCCTCGCGAAGGGCCACGTCCTCCTCGAGGGTGTGCCCGGCGTCGCGAAGACTCTGGCCGTCGAGACGTTCGCGAAGGTCGTGGGCGGCTCGTTCTCCCGCGTCCAGTTCACGCCCGACCTGGTGCCCACCGACCTGATCGGTACCCGGATCTACCGTCAGGGCCGGGAGGAGTTCGACACCGAACTGGGGCCGGTGGTCGCCAATTTCCTGCTGGCCGACGAGATCAACCGTGCGCCCGCGAAGGTGCAGTCGGCGCTGCTCGAGGTGATGGCGGAGCGGCACGTCTCGATCGGCGGCCGGACGTACCCGATGCCGGAGCCGTTCCTCGTGATGGCCACCCAGAATCCCATCGAGAACGAGGGCGTCTACCCGCTGCCGGAGGCGCAGCGCGACCGGTTCCTGTTCAAGGTGCTCGTCGACTACCCGTCGGTCGAGGAGGAGCGGGAGATCGTCTACCGGATGGGCGTCGACGCGCCCGAACCCCACCAGGTGCTCGACGCCCAGGAACTGGTCCGCCTGCAGGCCGTCGCGGCCAACGTCTTCGTGCACCACGCGCTCGTGGATTACGTGGTGCGGGTCATCGCCGCGACGCGCACGCCCCGGCAGTTCGGTCTCGACGACGTCGCCGGTTGGATCGCGTACGGCGCGTCGCCGCGCGCGACCCTCGGCATCATCTCCGCCTCCCGGGCGCTGGCGTTGCTCCGGGGCCGCGACTACGTCGTCCCGCAGGACGTGCTCGAGGTGGTTCCCGACGTGCTGCGGCACCGTCTGGTCCTGTCCTACGACGCGCTTGCGGACGAGGTGTCGCCCGAGGACGTCGTCACCCGGGTGCTGCAGACCGTGGGTCTGCCGCAGGTCGGCGCGCAGCCCGTGCCGCAGCCGGCGCCGCCCGCCCACGAGCCCGCGCCCATGTCCTCGTCGGGCACCCCGCAGCAGTGACCCGGGAGGCGGGTGCGGTGCCGTCGTTCCGTTCCGGATCGTTGCGCGACCCGGAGATGACGGCGGCGCTGCGCACTCTCGAACTCACCGTGCGGCGCCGCCTCGACGGGGTCCTCCACGGCGACCACCTGGGGCTGATTCCCGGTCCGGGGTCCGAGCCGGGCGAGGCCCGCGAGTACCAGCCGGGCGACGACGTGCGGCAGATGGACTGGTCGGTGACCGCGCGGACCACACATCCGCACGTGCGTCAGACGGTCGCCGACCGCGAGCTCGAGACCTGGCTGGTGGTCGACCTGTCGTCGAGCCTGGACTTCGGGACGGCGTCGTGCGAGAAGCGCGACCTCGCGGTCGCGGCCGCCTCGGCCGTCACGTATCTCGCGGGCGGGAGCGGGAACCGCATCGGCGCGATCGTCGCGACGGGGGACCGGATGCAGCGGATCCCCGCTCGCGGTGGCCGGGTGCACGCGCAGGCGATGCTCCGGCGGATCGCGTCCACACCGCACGCCGCCGACGGGGTGCGCGGGGACCTGCGCGGGGCGCTCGAGTCGCTGCGCCGCCCGCAACGGCGGCGCGGGCTGGCGGTCGTCGTCAGCGACTTCCTCGGACCCATCGACTGGGAACACTCGTTGCGGGCGTTGTCGGGGCGGCACGATCTGCTCGCCGTCGAGGTTCTCGACCCGCGCGACATGGAACTGCCCGCCGCCGGAGACGTCGTGTTGTACGACCCGGAATCCGGTAGGACGCGGGAGTTCTCGACCACGCCCAAGCTCCGCGCGGACTTCGCGCAGGCGGCCCGCGCCCACCGCGCGGACGTCGAGGCGACGTTGCGGCGGTGCGGGGCGCCCCGGCTGAGTCTGCGCACCGACCGGGACTGGATCACCGACGTCGTGCGCTTCGTCTCGGCGCGCCGGCACAGTTTCGGGGCGCCGCGCGGGGCGACCGGCGCGGGCCGGGTGGCACGCGGATGAGCCTGTCCGGGTTCGCCTCCCCGTGGTGGCTGCTGTTCCTGGTGGTCGTCGCCGCGCTCGCGGCGGGCTACGTCCTGATCCAACGGCGCCGGCAGAAGCACGTCCTGCGGTTCGCCAACATGGAACTGCTCGAGAAGGTCGCCCCCAATCGGCCCAACATCACCCGGCACCTGCCCACGGCCCTGGTACTCGTCGGCCTGCTCCTGCTCACGGTCGCCCTCGCCGGTCCCACCGCGGACAAGCGGGTGCCGCGCAACCGCGCGACCGTCGTGCTCGTGATCGACGTCTCGCTGTCGATGAAGGCGACCGACGTCGAGCCGAGCCGTCTGGCCGCCGCGCAGGACGCGGCCAAGTCGTTCGCCGACGGACTGACCCCCGGCATCAACCTCGGCCTGGTCGCGTTCGCGGGCACCGCGTCGGTGCTGGTGTCGCCCACCCCCAACCGCGACGAGACCAAGGCGGCGATCGACAAGCTCGAACTCAGCGAACGCACCGCCACGGGCGAGGCGATCTTCACGTCGCTGCAGTCGATCGACACGCTGGCAGCCGTGCTGGGTGGCAGCGAGCAGGCGCCGCCGGCGCGGATCGTGCTGCTGTCCGACGGCAAGCAGACCGTCCCGGAGAGCTCCGACGACCCGCGAGGCGGGTTCACTGCGGCCCGGCAGGCCAAGGACAAGGGCGTGCCCATCTCGACGATCTCGTTCGGCACCGGGTACGGCACGGTGGAGATCGAGGGGGACCGGATCCCCGTCCCGGTGGACGACCCGTCCCTGCGGGAGATCGCGACCCTCTCGGGCGGCAGCTTCTTCACGGCATCGAGTCTCGAAGAGCTGCGCGAGGTGTACGACACGCTCGAGGAACAGATCGGCTTCGAGAACGCGCGCGGGGACGCCAGCCGGCCCTGGCTGGTGCTCGGCGTCCTGTTCACCGCCGCCGGTCTCGGTGCCGCACTCGTCCTGCGGCAACGACTGCCGTGAGTGTCGCGGGTCGCCGCCCGATCCGCCGATTTCGTCCAGCCGTGCCCGCAACCGCCGACCGAGCAGATAGGTTGATCGCATGTCGAACACCAGTACCCCGTCCCGTTCCGTCCTCGTGACCGGAGGCAATCGCGGCATCGGTCTGGCCGTCGCCCAGCGCCTGCTGGCCGACGGGCACAAGGTGGCCGTCACCCATCGCGGATCCGGCGTCCCCGAGGGTTTGTTCGGCGTCAAGTGCGATGTCACCGACGCGGAGTCGATCGACCACGCCTTCAAGGAGGTCGAGGACCATCAGGGGCCGGTCGAGGTGTTGGTGGCCAACGCCGGTATCACCGACGACACGCTTTTGATGCGGATGGACGAGGACCAGTTCTCCCGGGTGATCGACGCCAACCTCACCGGCGCCTTCCGGTGCGCCAAGCGCGCCAACCGGGCCATGCTGCGTGCGCGCTGGGGCCGGATGATCTTCCTCGGTTCGGTCGTGGGTCTCGCCGGCCAGGCCGGGCAGATCAACTACGCGGCGTCCAAGGCCGGCGTCATCGGCATGGCGCGCTCGATCACCCGCGAACTCGGTTCCCGCTCGATCACCGCCAACGTGGTCGCGCCGGGCTTCATCGAGACCGACATGACCGCGGACCTGTCGGACGATCTGCGCGACACGGCCAAGAAGTTCATCCCGCTGCAGCGTCTGGGTCGGCCCGAGGACGTCGCCGCGGTGGTGAGCTTCCTGGCCTCCGACGATTCCGCGTACGTCTCCGGTGCCGTGATCCCGGTGGACGGCGGCATGGGCATGGGCCACTAGAGCTCACCCGGCTCGATCCGACTCGGCTCGCACACAACGACTTCCAGCTACAGGAGGAACATCACCCATGGGCGGACTGCTCGAGGGCAAGACCATTCTCGTCACCGGCATCATCACCGACGCGTCGATCGCGTTCCACGTCGCGAAGGTGGCGCAGGAGCAGGGGGCGACCGTGCTCATCACCGGCTTCGACCGGCTGCGGCTGATCGACCGGATCGCGCAGCGGCTGCCGCAACCGGTACCGCCGGCGATCGAGCTGGACGTCCAGAACCCCGAGCACCTCGAGACCCTCGCCGAGCGCGTACGCGAGCTGGCGCCCGGCGGCCTGGACGGCGTCGTGCACTCGATCGCGTTCTCGCCGCGGTCGGGACTGGGCAGCCCCTTCCTGGACGCGCCGTGGTCGGACATCTCCAAGGCCATGGAGATCTCCGCGTACTCGTACGCGTCGCTCGCGAAGGCGCTGCTGCCGGTCCTCAACGACAACGCGTCCATCGTCGGCATGGACTTCGACCCGTCGCGCGCGATGCCGTTCTACAACTGGATGGGCGTGTCCAAGGCCACCCTCGAGGCGGTCAACCGCTACGTGGCCAAGGAAGTCGGCGCCCGCGGCATCCGCTCCAATCTCGTTGCGGCCGGGCCGGTCAAGACCCTCGCGGCCAAGGCCATCGCCGGTGACGCGACCGGTCCCGGCGCGGAACTGAACAAGCTCAACACCGCGTGGGACAACGCGGCCCCGATCGGCTGGGACGTCGACGATCCGGCGCCGGTCGCCAAGAGCGTCTGTACCGTCCTGTCGGACTGGCTGCCGGGGACGACGGCGTCGATCATCTACGTCGACGGCGGATTCCACGCGGTCGTCGGCTGACCCGACCACAGCGAGCCGGTGCGGGACGGGCGACAATGAACGGCATGAGCGGCAACCAGGACACCGAGTACGACGCCCTCCTCGTGCTCTCCTTCGGAGGACCCGAGAAGCCCGAGGACGTGCGGCCGTTCCTCGAGAACGTCACCCGCGGTCGTGGGGTGCCGCCGGAGCGGCTGGACGCGGTGGTCGAGCACTACATGCACTTCGGTGGAGTGTCGCCGATCAACGCCCTCAACCGTGACATCATCGCGCGCGTCCAGGACGAGTTGGCCGCGGCCGGGATCGACCTCCCGGTGTACTTCGGCAACCGGAACTGGCATCCGATGGTCGAGGAGACGGTGGCGCGGATGCGCGACGACGGGGTGCGCAACGCACTCGTCTTCCCGACGTCGGCATGGGGCGGCTACTCGGGCTGTCGGCAGTACCACGAGGACATCGCCCGTGCCCGCGCCGCGGTCGACGGGGCCCCGACACTGGCGAAGCTGCGGCAGTACTTCGACCACCCGTTGCTGATCGGTTCGTTCGTCGACGCGATTCGTGCTGCACGCGAGCAGCTTTCGGAAGACGTCCGGGATCGGGCGCGACTGGTGTTCACCGCGCACTCGGTGCCCACCTCGGCCGACGCCGCCGCCGGCCCGGCCAGCGGGGGCGGGCATCTCTACAGTCGGCAGGTCGCCGAGGCGGCCCGCCTGTGCGCGGAGGGCGTCGGCGTCGACGACTTCGATCTGGTGTGGCAGTCCCGGTCGGGTCCGCCGCAGGTGCCGTGGCTCGACCCGGACATCTGTGACCACCTCGAGACGGTGGCGGCGTCGGGCACGCCGGCGGTGATCGTGTGCCCGGTCGGGTTCGTCTCCGACCACCTCGAGGTGGTGTGGGATCTCGACACCGAGGCCCGCGACAAGGCCGCCGAACTGGGCCTCGAATTCGTGCGGGTCGCGACGCCCGGGACGGATCCGCGGTTCGCCCGCATGGTGCGCGAACTCGTCGAGGAACGGCGGTCGGGCGCGGCGCCGACGCGGCTGGGTCGAGAACCGCTGCTGGGGGCCACCGTCGACGGGCTGCCGTGTGCAGTCGACTGCTGTGTCCCCACTCGACGTCCGGCGGCGCGCTGAGCACACCGCCGGTGCTCGGCCTCCGGGAACGCCTCGGGGTCCGGGCCGATCCGGGGATCTGCGCGGCGTGACGGGAGCGGTGCGGCCCGGCCGACTATGTTGAGCGGGTGCAGGACAGCCTCTACCACCGGTTCGAGTTCACGTTCATCGTCCCGTTGTTGACGGTCTCGCGGGAGGCGGCACTGGCGACCGACTTCGACGGCCGCGTGAGTGAGCACGGGGGCCTGCAGTTGCTGACCCTCTTCACCGAGGGCATGCGGTGTGCAACCGCCGGGATGAGTCTGGTCGACCAGTTGGTCGCGGAGGGGGTGCGTCCCCTGCGCACCCACCCCGACCTCGTGACGCGGCAGGACATCGCGGACCGCGCCGGCGTGACGCGGCAGGCGGTGGGGCAGTGGGTGCGCGGTGTCCGGCAGCGGGGAACGCCGTTCCCCACCCCGTTCAACACGGTGTCGGGGGGCATCTGGCTGTGGGGCGACGTGTACGCGTGGCTACGCCGGCGCGACTACGGCCGGGACACCGGGCTGCGGTACCCCACCCTGGACGAGCACGTGCGAATCGACCGGCACATCGTCATGAACCACCGCGAGGGGTGAC is part of the Rhodococcus sp. SGAir0479 genome and encodes:
- a CDS encoding helix-turn-helix domain-containing protein; its protein translation is MQDSLYHRFEFTFIVPLLTVSREAALATDFDGRVSEHGGLQLLTLFTEGMRCATAGMSLVDQLVAEGVRPLRTHPDLVTRQDIADRAGVTRQAVGQWVRGVRQRGTPFPTPFNTVSGGIWLWGDVYAWLRRRDYGRDTGLRYPTLDEHVRIDRHIVMNHREG
- a CDS encoding NlpC/P60 family protein, encoding MRRPGFSRGRSRLTQAVLGAAVVGALVLGLPGGAVAVPPPPPNPSDAEIESGNAQVTAGVSEVGDLINQVATANQELARLDDDVAIKREDVNRALVDLQTARDEADAAGAAVSQSQQALRDAGTQIDQAQKRFTEYAVESYTKGRNVASLSSFFGAKGPEDILDRAQLMRRLSASQKAILENLQRARTEQANRDSAAREAKQRADAAAGVAESKKAAAEQAIASARAALQEQAGRKAQIEASRNAAQAQLDAARGNVAGLQGQRDAYIAWDNQRRAEEAAAAAAAAAAAEAARRAAENRAAQDRAAQVAGEQRPHTQLDEDSGGWSPPQSAPSAPSVSGGDAIETAIDRGMSQLGVPYAWGGGNASGPTLGIRDGGVADSFGDYNKVGFDCSGLMIYAFAGAGISLPHYTGYQYTAGTQVPVSEMRRGDMIFYGPNASQHVALHLGDGQMLEAPQSGSVVTVSPVRWGGMTPYAVRMVS
- the moxR1 gene encoding chaperone MoxR1; its protein translation is MAGSGSDGAARAGVGGPAADLARDVHTLERAIYEVKRVIVGQDRLVERMLVGVLAKGHVLLEGVPGVAKTLAVETFAKVVGGSFSRVQFTPDLVPTDLIGTRIYRQGREEFDTELGPVVANFLLADEINRAPAKVQSALLEVMAERHVSIGGRTYPMPEPFLVMATQNPIENEGVYPLPEAQRDRFLFKVLVDYPSVEEEREIVYRMGVDAPEPHQVLDAQELVRLQAVAANVFVHHALVDYVVRVIAATRTPRQFGLDDVAGWIAYGASPRATLGIISASRALALLRGRDYVVPQDVLEVVPDVLRHRLVLSYDALADEVSPEDVVTRVLQTVGLPQVGAQPVPQPAPPAHEPAPMSSSGTPQQ
- the fabG1 gene encoding 3-oxoacyl-ACP reductase FabG1 yields the protein MSNTSTPSRSVLVTGGNRGIGLAVAQRLLADGHKVAVTHRGSGVPEGLFGVKCDVTDAESIDHAFKEVEDHQGPVEVLVANAGITDDTLLMRMDEDQFSRVIDANLTGAFRCAKRANRAMLRARWGRMIFLGSVVGLAGQAGQINYAASKAGVIGMARSITRELGSRSITANVVAPGFIETDMTADLSDDLRDTAKKFIPLQRLGRPEDVAAVVSFLASDDSAYVSGAVIPVDGGMGMGH
- the inhA gene encoding NADH-dependent enoyl-ACP reductase InhA, with translation MGGLLEGKTILVTGIITDASIAFHVAKVAQEQGATVLITGFDRLRLIDRIAQRLPQPVPPAIELDVQNPEHLETLAERVRELAPGGLDGVVHSIAFSPRSGLGSPFLDAPWSDISKAMEISAYSYASLAKALLPVLNDNASIVGMDFDPSRAMPFYNWMGVSKATLEAVNRYVAKEVGARGIRSNLVAAGPVKTLAAKAIAGDATGPGAELNKLNTAWDNAAPIGWDVDDPAPVAKSVCTVLSDWLPGTTASIIYVDGGFHAVVG
- a CDS encoding VWA domain-containing protein; the protein is MSLSGFASPWWLLFLVVVAALAAGYVLIQRRRQKHVLRFANMELLEKVAPNRPNITRHLPTALVLVGLLLLTVALAGPTADKRVPRNRATVVLVIDVSLSMKATDVEPSRLAAAQDAAKSFADGLTPGINLGLVAFAGTASVLVSPTPNRDETKAAIDKLELSERTATGEAIFTSLQSIDTLAAVLGGSEQAPPARIVLLSDGKQTVPESSDDPRGGFTAARQAKDKGVPISTISFGTGYGTVEIEGDRIPVPVDDPSLREIATLSGGSFFTASSLEELREVYDTLEEQIGFENARGDASRPWLVLGVLFTAAGLGAALVLRQRLP
- a CDS encoding DUF58 domain-containing protein; translated protein: MTAALRTLELTVRRRLDGVLHGDHLGLIPGPGSEPGEAREYQPGDDVRQMDWSVTARTTHPHVRQTVADRELETWLVVDLSSSLDFGTASCEKRDLAVAAASAVTYLAGGSGNRIGAIVATGDRMQRIPARGGRVHAQAMLRRIASTPHAADGVRGDLRGALESLRRPQRRRGLAVVVSDFLGPIDWEHSLRALSGRHDLLAVEVLDPRDMELPAAGDVVLYDPESGRTREFSTTPKLRADFAQAARAHRADVEATLRRCGAPRLSLRTDRDWITDVVRFVSARRHSFGAPRGATGAGRVARG
- a CDS encoding ferrochelatase → MSGNQDTEYDALLVLSFGGPEKPEDVRPFLENVTRGRGVPPERLDAVVEHYMHFGGVSPINALNRDIIARVQDELAAAGIDLPVYFGNRNWHPMVEETVARMRDDGVRNALVFPTSAWGGYSGCRQYHEDIARARAAVDGAPTLAKLRQYFDHPLLIGSFVDAIRAAREQLSEDVRDRARLVFTAHSVPTSADAAAGPASGGGHLYSRQVAEAARLCAEGVGVDDFDLVWQSRSGPPQVPWLDPDICDHLETVAASGTPAVIVCPVGFVSDHLEVVWDLDTEARDKAAELGLEFVRVATPGTDPRFARMVRELVEERRSGAAPTRLGREPLLGATVDGLPCAVDCCVPTRRPAAR
- a CDS encoding Rv1476 family membrane protein, with translation MPAPIAPALLPFVAKVPDAVSVDAVLADLSDDGVAAPAADVDGLRDVVARAHEHGIDLSVVVLEQDPPRSEQLRDLATEVGEAEGGTVLVLGPSAPGTYSDTVSRVVLEKAQDRTYTGNAVESANNFLDEVTEPHVSWGLITAVLVLVVALVGGVSYFVKARRGESAASAPAAEADPGAAPATSSSRTRR